Part of the Pseudobdellovibrionaceae bacterium genome is shown below.
AAAGAATATACTTTTATTTCTCTAACAAAGCAGTAATCTGCTGAAAGCTTTTAAAAATGTTTAAGAACGGCTTGGGAAGAAATAAATCTACCCCCAAAAAGCCTTGCACTTGCTTTTTATTTAACTCTTCGTGGGCAGACATTAATACTAGTTTTGCCCCTTTTAAATCTAACTTAGAAATAAACTGCAAGGCATTGGCATCGGGTAAAAAAACATCTAAAAGCACGATGTCTGGCAAAAAGCTATTCCATACTTCTAAGCCTTCTTTTAAACAAAATGCACACTTTACGCTATGGTTGCTTAATACAGCAACCTTGGACAAGGCTTTGTTTAAAGAAACTTCGTCATCAATAATTAGTATTTTAGACATAAGAACCTTTTAAAATATGTTTTAACCTTTACTTTCCCCGTCGACTAATGGAAAACTTAGAAAAAAAGCCGTGTATTTTCCCTCAACAGAATCTACCGTTATTGTTCCTAAAAATTTTTTCATTATATTTAAACTCATACTTAG
Proteins encoded:
- a CDS encoding response regulator gives rise to the protein MSKILIIDDEVSLNKALSKVAVLSNHSVKCAFCLKEGLEVWNSFLPDIVLLDVFLPDANALQFISKLDLKGAKLVLMSAHEELNKKQVQGFLGVDLFLPKPFLNIFKSFQQITALLEK